In the Spirochaetota bacterium genome, GGTAAGCATGATTTATTCAGGATTATTGTTGAGCGATATCAGAATATTATTTTTTCTTTAGGAATGCGTTTTTTTAAAAATTATGATGAAGCAACTGACTTTACTCAGGAGATATTTATCAAAGTGTATAACAATTTAGATACATTTAAAGGTATTGCATCATTTAAAAGTTGGTTGATGAAAATTGGCTATAACCATGCAATAAATAGGCTCAACTCAGTAAAAAATAATAATGTTGAATACAATGATAGCATTGACGGTTGCTCCGACCCCGAAAAGCAGGTGATTCACGATGAACTACAAACTATTCTTGAAGAAGCTGTGAACAGCCTCCCTCCTGAGTATAGGGTATGCATTGATTTGTACTTCTATGTTGGATTACCCTTTAAGGAAATTTCACACATTACTGGATTTCCGGTTAATACTATCAAATCCTATGTATACCGGGCAAAGCAGCATTTACGACAGGCGTTAAAAGGCACAATAGCGGAGGATTATTATGAAATGTGAAAAAGCCATTGAAAAATACTTGATGCTTGACAATAACAAGCCAATACCACTATCCGTACAAATACATTGTATATTGTGCTCAAAGTGCAGAAATGAAATTAATAATCTAAGTAAAGCATTTTCATTGCTTAAAAATTTTGCACCCTACACTATTAATCTTGATAATGTAATAATGTCAAAGATTTATTCACAAAAGCAGTATTACAATAAAGTATCCAACCTTAATTGGATAGCGGTGGGATCTGTAATATTCTTAAGTACAGGTCTAATATCATACAGTGATGCTCTCAAATGGCTAACATTGCATTTTGGTACTTCTATTGTTATTCCTTTATACCTTGTACTGGGCTGTGTGGTATCAGGGTATATAGGAAGTTATGTGGCCACGCACATGAAAAAGTTAAGAGCGATAGCACAAAATATTAAATCATTGCTCTAAAGCTCATATAAATAAATACATTACTACATCTACGCAAAATATGGTTACAAAACCTTGTTTACAATTTAATGAGCTTGTGCCCAATTTTTCCCCCACCCAGTATCTACTACTACCGGCACATCAAGTTTGATTGCATTTTTCATTGCACCAATTACTATCTCTTCAACTATTGACTTTTCATTTTCAGGGACTTCAAATACCAGTTCATCGTGCACCTGAAGGATCATCCTGCTTTTTAAATGTCTATCACAAAACATTTTATGTATGTTTATCATTGCAACTTTAATCATATCAGCAGAAGTCCCCTGAATAGGAGTATTTATAGCAATCCGTTCTGCTCCTTCACGTCGGAACTGATTAGTTGAAGTAATTTCTGGAATGTACCGCTTTCGGCCAAGCAACGTTTGAACATAACCATTTTTACGAGCAAAAGCAATAGTGCTTTCAATATATTCTTTAATCTTTGGATATGCAGCAAAATACTTTTCAATGAACTTAGTTGCTTCTTCAACAGAAATATCAGCCTGCTGCGAAAGCCCATAGGGCGAAACACCATAAATTGTGGCAAAATTGATAATCTTTGCCTGTCTGCGCATTGTGTCAGTCACCTCTTCAATAGGCACATTAAAAACAGAAGATGCTGTCTGGGCATGAATATCTATTCCTTTGTGAAATGCCTCAATCATAGTAGGATCTTTTGAAAGATGAGCAGCTAACCTCAACTCTATTTGCGAATAGTCAGCTGAAAACATCAAGCAACCATCGTCTACTACAAAACCTGCTCTGATATTTTTCCCAAACTCATCACGTATGGGAATATTTTGCAAATTTGGGTCGGAAGATGAAAGCCTGCCGGTTGCAGTTACCGTTTGATTAAACGACGTGTGTATTCGTCCGGTCTTTGGGTTAACAAGAACAGGCAACGCATCCACATAGGTTGTCTGTAATTTACTTAATGTCCTGTATTCCATTAAATAATCAATGATTTCGTGCTGTCCAAGTAATGCTTCTAAAACCTGAATGTCGGTTGAAAATCCTGTTTTGGTTTTTTTTACAGGTTTCAGCCCAATTTTTTCAAATAATATGTGCGATAGCTCTCGCGTTGAGTTGATGTTAAATTGAACTCCTGCCAATGAATATATCTTTTTTTCTGTTTCACTAATTTTGTTTGATAGCTCTTTAGATAAAGATTCAAAATGATCTAAATCAATCTTTACACCATAATATTCCATATACGCAAGAACAGTCACCAATGGCATCTCAACGTTAAAAAATAGGTCTAATAAATTTTCATCCTCAAGTTTTTTATACAGAATCTGATATAATCTCAAAGCAATATCTGCATCCTCAATTGCATAGTGTGATAACTTTTGTAGTGGAACTTCTGTTATGTGGCGTATTTTCTTGCCATCTTTTATCAATTCATCATACCGTATCTTGGTATAATTAAGATATTCAGAAGCCAGATCATCCAGATTATGGCGACGCAAGCCCGGATTCAGCAGATATGATGCAACCATCGTATCAAAATATATACCCTTTACAGTGATACCACAGTTGAGCATGATGAGCATGTCATATTTAATATTCTGGCCAACTTTCTTTATGGTTTCGTCCTCAAGAATACTTTTGATGAGCTCTAACATTTGATCTTTTGGTATGGCATTGTACCCCCATAAAGAGCTATCGCCCACCGGAATAAACCAACCCGATTGAGGTGCAATGGAAAATGAAACACCAACAAGTTCTGCCTCCATTGGTCGTGATGAAGTTGTTTCTGTATCAAATGAAACAATACCGGCATTCTTTATTGCTGTAATAACATTTGTTAATGTTTGTATATCAGTGATTGTGGAATATCCTGCTATTTCTTTTATTGATATTGATTTTTCTGCATCAAACAGTTCACGAGCAATGGAATCCATTTCTAATCTTTTAAAAATCTGCCTCACTTTTTCATTATGCAGATCTGGGGTTAATGCGTTTTCAATAGTAAGGGGCAATTGTATATCAGTCCTTATAGTTACTAGTTGCCTAGAAAGATATGCCATATCTTTTTGCGATTCAATTTGTTCTTTGATTTTTCCCGTAAGCTCATGTAAATGCAGGTATATATTATCAAGTGTGCCATACTTCTGCAAAAGCTTGGCTGCAGTTTTTTCACCAATTCCCTTTACACCGGGGATATTATCCACCGCATCACCGGTAAGAGCCATATAATCAATTATCTGCTCTGGCTTCACTCCTAATTTTTCCACAACAGCATTTGCATCAATGCTTTCAAATTCTGTAATGCCTTTTTTGCCTGCATAGATTGAAATGTTTTTATGAGTCAAAAGCTGGTATGCATCTTTATCACCGGTAACAAGTACCACCTTGTATTTACCCGAATATTGGCTAGCAACCGAACCAAGAACATCATCAGCTTCATAATTGTCCATGATGACAACTGTAAAGCCCATTTCTTTTAACATTTCTTTTATTTCTTCTATCTGGCTGCGTAAATCATCCGGCATTTTAGCGCGTTGTGCTTTATACTCCGGATACATTTCAAAGCGGAATGATTTTTTTGGGGGATCAAACGCAACAATAGTATAATCTGGCTTTTGTGTTTGCAACAATCGCAACAACATTCTGAAAAAACCATATATTGCAGATACGTTCTGCCCTTTGCTGTTAATCAATGGATTTCTCTGCAATGCAAAATAAGCCCTGTAACACAACGCATGCCCATCAACTACGAACAATGTTTTCTCTGTCATACCTGTCTATCAATCCCTTTATCTTATTTATAATTTCATGGATATCATACATTTTTTGCCATACATCACAAGCACCCAAATGCATTAATTCATCCTTCATATTTTCATCATAAAAACCGCTCATCATTACAACATCAAGATCAGGATAATTATTTTTCAAATAGCCTAAAACATCTTTCCCTGAAAGCTCTTGCATCTGTACATCGCATAACACAAGTTTTACAGATTTAATATTATTATCAATATACACTAACGCCTGTTTTGGGTCTGTGAATGAAAGTGTAGTAAAACCACCTGTTTTGAGAGCCTCTTGATAAAGCAAGCAAATATTTGAATCATCGTCAATTATAATTATCGTACCACTTGATTTTGGTACTAAATTGCTTGGAGAATCAGTTTTAATCAATGTTTTTGCAACCGGCAGGTAAATAAAAAAACTGGTACCAACTCCAGGTGTTGATGTTACATCAATAAAGCCCTTATGCTGTTTCACAACACCATACACTATTGCAAGCCCCAGACCACTTCCTTTTTCCTTAGTAGTATATAATGGCTCAAAGATATGATTCATATGCTCAGGTGAAATCCCCGAGCCTGTATCCTCTACTGTTATACATACATAATTACCAGCAGGGATTATTTCAAGCATTCCAGTTTTATCATTTACCACATTTGTATTTTCAGTGTATATGCTAATAGTGCCACCATACGGCATTGCATCAACAGCATTTAAAATCAAATTCATGAATACCTGTTGGATCTCAGTGGCGTTGCCTACAATATAAGGATTATATGCATCTAAAAACAATTTAACTTCACATTTCTTTGATAGGGCAGCATGTAATAAGGAAATAGCATTCTGGATAATGGTATGTATATTAATTTCGGTTAGCTGTAATGCCTTTTTCCTTGCAAATGTCATAAGTTTAGATACTATATCTTTTGCGTGATTAGCAGCTTCAAAGATCTTTTCTATTGCAGGCCTATTTTTGTCATCAATTGATTTTTCTAAAAGGTTGGCATATCCCAGTATCACAGTAAGGACGTTATTAAAATCATGTGCAATTTCACCAGCTATCTGGCCAATAATTTCTAGTTTCTGCGATTGCAATAGTTGTCCTTTTAACTGTTCCTGCTGTACAAGTAAATTGGTAATTTCCGTAGTATCATTAACCACACATTCAACTGCCTGCTGCCCCATCCACATAACAGGGCGAATTCTAAACATTACAGGCAGACTTACGCCATCCTTACGTTTCCACACCGCCCTGGAAATAGTATAATTATATTGTAAATCACTACAGAGAGCATTAAACGATGTATACTGCGACTTTACTCCTTCAGCTAATGAATATTCACTGAAGTAATCATCTAATGTTTTCCCAACAATGGTTTCAAAATCAGTACCTGCCAGCCTAGCACCTTCAAAATTTGTAAGAACTATTATATTTTTTTGTAAAATATACACACCAACATTCAAATCATAAATCAAATTTCTGAAGTGTGATTCAAACACCTGAAGTTCATTAATTCGTTTTTTTCGTGTATACAACTGGAAGACAAGAATTGCAAAAAGAAGCGTCAGCAAAATAATACCGACATAAATCATTATCTGTTTTGGAATATCTGGTGGAGGCATAATGGCAAACCATTTCCAGTATAGCATGTCAATAAAATTCTGAGATTTTAGTTGCCGGATACTATCGCTTACAATTTCAGATAAAATTTTATTATGCGTTACAACTGGAAATGCTATTTTTTTGCGATCGTAAACAATATCAGTCCACGTCCCTTTTGTTATTTTAATACTACCCGAAAAATATTTATTCAGTAAATATACTGAATTGAGATAATCATTTAAAACAGCATCCAGTTTACCACCAGCTAGTGCCGCAAAAGAATCAAAGGTATCATCAAAACGTATTGTAGTAATATTGTAACCCTGCTCAACAAGTTTTGTGGCATATTTATCACCCGAAGCATCCTTTTTAACACCAAGTGTCATGTGGTCAAGGTCATACACTGTGTCAATAGAACTATGAGCGGGAACAACCAGTGCCAGGCCTCCTTCAAGATAACTTTCTGAAAAATCAAACCAGGCTTGCCTTTCATCAGTTACATATATACATCCAATTGCCATATCAGCTCGGCCTTCCCTCACCCTGTGCAAGCATATCCTGAAATGTTGTCACGGTAATAGTATATGTGATATTGTTTTGCTTGCAAATTTCGTTTAAAAGGTCAATGTCAAAACCTATGAGTTTCCCATCTTTATACATTACAAACGGTTCATAAATGGCAGTAACAACACGAATATGATATGGTGTTGTATTCACTTTAGCATAAGCAAATACAACACCAAGTGTAAGGGCGATAGTTACTGATAATAAGATTCTTGTAATTAATTTTCTCATTGGTAATATATAGCAATAGTCTGTTTTAATTGTCAAATGTTATTACAAATAATGCTCTGACCCCCAAAAACTCTGTGTACTCTGCGTCCTCAGCGTGATATATTTTTATTTCACGCAGAGATCGCAGAGAACGCG is a window encoding:
- a CDS encoding sigma-70 family RNA polymerase sigma factor; protein product: MTTLHDEYIIQQILKGKHDLFRIIVERYQNIIFSLGMRFFKNYDEATDFTQEIFIKVYNNLDTFKGIASFKSWLMKIGYNHAINRLNSVKNNNVEYNDSIDGCSDPEKQVIHDELQTILEEAVNSLPPEYRVCIDLYFYVGLPFKEISHITGFPVNTIKSYVYRAKQHLRQALKGTIAEDYYEM
- the polA gene encoding DNA polymerase I; the protein is MTEKTLFVVDGHALCYRAYFALQRNPLINSKGQNVSAIYGFFRMLLRLLQTQKPDYTIVAFDPPKKSFRFEMYPEYKAQRAKMPDDLRSQIEEIKEMLKEMGFTVVIMDNYEADDVLGSVASQYSGKYKVVLVTGDKDAYQLLTHKNISIYAGKKGITEFESIDANAVVEKLGVKPEQIIDYMALTGDAVDNIPGVKGIGEKTAAKLLQKYGTLDNIYLHLHELTGKIKEQIESQKDMAYLSRQLVTIRTDIQLPLTIENALTPDLHNEKVRQIFKRLEMDSIARELFDAEKSISIKEIAGYSTITDIQTLTNVITAIKNAGIVSFDTETTSSRPMEAELVGVSFSIAPQSGWFIPVGDSSLWGYNAIPKDQMLELIKSILEDETIKKVGQNIKYDMLIMLNCGITVKGIYFDTMVASYLLNPGLRRHNLDDLASEYLNYTKIRYDELIKDGKKIRHITEVPLQKLSHYAIEDADIALRLYQILYKKLEDENLLDLFFNVEMPLVTVLAYMEYYGVKIDLDHFESLSKELSNKISETEKKIYSLAGVQFNINSTRELSHILFEKIGLKPVKKTKTGFSTDIQVLEALLGQHEIIDYLMEYRTLSKLQTTYVDALPVLVNPKTGRIHTSFNQTVTATGRLSSSDPNLQNIPIRDEFGKNIRAGFVVDDGCLMFSADYSQIELRLAAHLSKDPTMIEAFHKGIDIHAQTASSVFNVPIEEVTDTMRRQAKIINFATIYGVSPYGLSQQADISVEEATKFIEKYFAAYPKIKEYIESTIAFARKNGYVQTLLGRKRYIPEITSTNQFRREGAERIAINTPIQGTSADMIKVAMINIHKMFCDRHLKSRMILQVHDELVFEVPENEKSIVEEIVIGAMKNAIKLDVPVVVDTGWGKNWAQAH
- a CDS encoding ATP-binding protein, whose translation is MAIGCIYVTDERQAWFDFSESYLEGGLALVVPAHSSIDTVYDLDHMTLGVKKDASGDKYATKLVEQGYNITTIRFDDTFDSFAALAGGKLDAVLNDYLNSVYLLNKYFSGSIKITKGTWTDIVYDRKKIAFPVVTHNKILSEIVSDSIRQLKSQNFIDMLYWKWFAIMPPPDIPKQIMIYVGIILLTLLFAILVFQLYTRKKRINELQVFESHFRNLIYDLNVGVYILQKNIIVLTNFEGARLAGTDFETIVGKTLDDYFSEYSLAEGVKSQYTSFNALCSDLQYNYTISRAVWKRKDGVSLPVMFRIRPVMWMGQQAVECVVNDTTEITNLLVQQEQLKGQLLQSQKLEIIGQIAGEIAHDFNNVLTVILGYANLLEKSIDDKNRPAIEKIFEAANHAKDIVSKLMTFARKKALQLTEINIHTIIQNAISLLHAALSKKCEVKLFLDAYNPYIVGNATEIQQVFMNLILNAVDAMPYGGTISIYTENTNVVNDKTGMLEIIPAGNYVCITVEDTGSGISPEHMNHIFEPLYTTKEKGSGLGLAIVYGVVKQHKGFIDVTSTPGVGTSFFIYLPVAKTLIKTDSPSNLVPKSSGTIIIIDDDSNICLLYQEALKTGGFTTLSFTDPKQALVYIDNNIKSVKLVLCDVQMQELSGKDVLGYLKNNYPDLDVVMMSGFYDENMKDELMHLGACDVWQKMYDIHEIINKIKGLIDRYDRENIVRS
- a CDS encoding transporter substrate-binding domain-containing protein, yielding MRKLITRILLSVTIALTLGVVFAYAKVNTTPYHIRVVTAIYEPFVMYKDGKLIGFDIDLLNEICKQNNITYTITVTTFQDMLAQGEGRPS